In Sorghum bicolor cultivar BTx623 chromosome 8, Sorghum_bicolor_NCBIv3, whole genome shotgun sequence, one genomic interval encodes:
- the LOC8070140 gene encoding uncharacterized protein LOC8070140, with translation MALRAMALRQRRRPRRRAFPVSDTPTQSTDHRSRVGRPTRRIADAYSAVGGALLAAARSALHPRAALVAALGLDSVEKEAAARRTELVDQDGDAALLGANLIKQDQEITPLGSNNLVDPYQALPIGSILVDQDGEAALLGDNNLVKQDREMAPLGSNLVDPYHETAPPLGYIRVKAEGGKSCSEIVEEEEKDGTTAPIGSHLTGGIDRAFLARKGARIASTPSRNGPPETTGKNHPPTTSQRARKPHQPFWKKGGMCGDIFVGDDRMPRNSAKGQHIAADAGRLPNPTSSTARGTSRAAGVRHHLAAASSGSGTSLPPPPPPPPSGSPQGAQPAASGALRPVPHPNDVGSTTTSLPRSAAAVGAAVAAAVTNNSSPLQITIAATQAIPPRSPPPTPPPSPGSGGSGSAAQGPRLAAAGGSPPPVPPAGPAHPVVAAGPPAPNDEAIQMWRMRCCSCIIC, from the exons ATGGCACTCCGCGCCATGGCACTCCGCCAACGCCGCCGCCCACGCCGCCGCGCCTTCCCTGTCTCCGACACACCCACGCAGTCCACGGACCACCGGAGCCGTGTGGGTCGTCCGACCAGGCGGATCGCCGACGCCTACAGCGCCGTAGGGGGCGcgttgctggcggcggccaggtCTGCGCTTCACCCGCGGGCGGCGCTTGTCGCTGCTCTCGGCCTCGACTCCGTCGAGAAAGAGGCAGCCGCGCGGCGCACCGAGCTCGTCGACCAGGACGGGGACGCGGCGTTGCTCGGCGCCAATCTCATCAAGCAGGACCAGGAGATCACGCCGCTTGGCTCCAACAACCTCGTCGACCCGTACCAGGCACTACCAATCGGTTCCATCCTCGTCGACCAGGACGGGGAGGCGGCGTTGCTCGGCGACAATAACCTCGTCAAGCAGGACCGGGAGATGGCGCCGCTCGGCTCCAACCTCGTCGACCCGTACCACGAGACGGCGCCGCCGCTCGGCTACATCCGCGTCAAGGCTGAGGGAGGCAAGAGCTGCAGCGAAATCGTCGAGGAGGAAGAGAAGGACGGAACGACCGCGCCAATCGGTTCCCATCTCACCGGCGGCATCGACCGCGCCTTCCTCGCTCGGAAGGGAGCACGGATCGCCAGCACGCCCAGTCGCAACGGCCCCCCGGAAACCACCGGCAAGAATCATCCTCCTACGACGTCGCAGCGGGCGCGGAAGCCGCACCAGCCCTTCTGGAAGAAGGGCGGAATGTGCGGGGACATCTTCGTTGGTGATGATCGAATGCCCCGCAACTCCGCGAAGGGGCAGCACATTGCTGCTGACGCCGGTCGCCTCCCCAACCCCACCTCTTCTACAGCCCGTGGCACTTCTCGTGCGGCCGGGGTCCGGCATCACCTCGCCGCCGCCTCATCGGGGTCGGGGACTTCTcttcccccgccgccgccgccgccaccttcGGGGTCACCACAAGGCGCACAACCCGCTGCCTCAGGCGCTCTTCGACCGGTGCCGCATCCAAATGAT GTTGGTTCTACTACGACATCGCTCCCTCGCTCAGCTGCAGCCGTGGGAGCTGCTGTCGCAGCCGCCGTCACCAACAATTCTTCTCCACTGCAAATAACTATAGCTGCTACGCAAGCTATTCCCCCGCGGTCGCCGCCGCCCACGCCGCCTCCATCTCCGGGTTCAGGTGGTTCTGGTTCGGCTGCACAAGGACCACGACTCGCTGCCGCAGGCGGTTCCCCTCCACCGGTGCCGCCTGCTGGCCCTGCTCATCCCGTTGTGGCCGCTGGTCCACCCGCACCAAACGAT GAAGCCATCCAAATGTGGCGTATGCGGTGTTGTAGTTGCATCATCTGCTGA
- the LOC110429508 gene encoding putative 12-oxophytodienoate reductase 10: MVNDFRIAARNAIKAGNNDQLANAISSVLQINLQCYAFREAFRGTFMVNGGYGREEGDRVVGGGYADLVSYGRLFLANPDLPERFRKKAGLNKYDRSAFYTSHPVLGYTDYPFLGQETPVAQ, from the coding sequence ATGGTGAATGACTTCCGGATCGCCGCCAGAAACGCTATCAAAGCCGGTAATAATGATCAGTTAGCCAATGCAATTTCCTCAGTCTTGCAAATAAATTTACAGTGCTATGCTTTCAGGGAGGCGTTCAGGGGCACGTTCATGGTGAACGGAGGGTACGGCCGGGAGGAAGGGGACAGGGTGGTCGGCGGCGGTTACGCCGACCTGGTCTCATACGGGCGGCTGTTCCTCGCCAACCCTGACCTGCCGGAGAGGTTCAGGAAGAAGGCGGGTCTCAACAAGTATGACAGGAGCGCGTTCTACACCTCACATCCTGTGCTTGGCTACACAGACTACCCTTTTCTTGGCCAGGAGACACCAGTGGCTCAGTAA
- the LOC8070141 gene encoding LOW QUALITY PROTEIN: putative 12-oxophytodienoate reductase 9 (The sequence of the model RefSeq protein was modified relative to this genomic sequence to represent the inferred CDS: inserted 1 base in 1 codon): MEATTPLLTPYKMGKFNLAHRVVHAPVTRCRSYENMAQPHNGLYYEQRAXAGKPLVDAVHAKGALFFCQIWHTGRGIQPTTDR; the protein is encoded by the exons ATGGAGGCGACTACTCCTCTCCTGACACCTTACAAGATGGGCAAATTCAACCTGGCTCACAG ggTTGTTCATGCGCCGGTGACGCGCTGCAGGTCGTACGAGAACATGGCGCAGCCGCACAACGGCCTGTATTACGAGCAGCGGG GCGCCGGGAAGCCGCTTGTTGACGCCGTGCACGCCAAGGGTGCCCTCTTCTTCTGCCAGATCTGGCACACGGGCCGCGGCATCCaacccaccactg ATCGATGA